The genomic segment CGAGATAGACGTGCTGCGCATCTCATCACTCTATGAAACGGAGCCGTGGGGTGGCGCGGAGGGCGGACCTTTCACGAACGCGGTGATGGAAGTCGCGCGGGGCGAGAGTCCGCGTTCACTTTGGAACCGGTTGTGTGAGATCGAGACGCTCATGGGTCGTGAGCGAAGGCGACCACTCGAACCGCGCACCTGCGACCTTGATTTGCTGTTGTGGGGGGACGCGGTGGTTGATGAACCGGATCTGCGAGTGCCGCATCCGCGAATGGCGCAGCGGAAA from the bacterium genome contains:
- the folK gene encoding 2-amino-4-hydroxy-6-hydroxymethyldihydropteridine diphosphokinase translates to MHAYVGFGSNIGNGAANFDEVIRRFAVREIDVLRISSLYETEPWGGAEGGPFTNAVMEVARGESPRSLWNRLCEIETLMGRERRRPLEPRTCDLDLLLWGDAVVDEPDLRVPHPRMAQRKFVLVPLCELIPDEVHPELGCTFTELLRTCTDPLQVWLRDRPHGMTTA